One window from the genome of Plasmodium reichenowi strain SY57 chromosome 8, whole genome shotgun sequence encodes:
- a CDS encoding putative membrane protein (conserved Plasmodium membrane protein, unknown function) has protein sequence MDTSFIGIIISFIGSFFGALGDKFVHDSYIKEKNINTQIYKKKMIWLLGILLSVVIDPIFTIIALYFTSAALVTPFAGVHILWNLIITNVSLKIKTKLHQYMGSFFLITGIALIITFSEKKVDIHNMKDLINMYKQTRVIIYMITIFTIIIILLIMCIIPLYFQDMANMKYLKKMNFLYSKKLNINRPSSAHIRHISFIPKIKRRTKSMDNIFIRNQILNDHNSLTYFSNDMKCIDSKKEDPNIWSNFVIHHDKNDDTIHHQNNTHKHLRKLFQNDHRKKLKSLVRKNTVPIIYKIEDQISILSRHNNNKKNNNNNNNNKNNNNNYYYYDNISCSSNTEWCVLPFNKILIINNQQKDTVPPNLFTNHDTYSKKTKVCKDNISKSKGRKKKKKKIPKCYSNIFINKKKNNKRNMQSMYEQEYSNTPPILMPKDTNLLRKNKIYLTLHKDIHKNSKKKTRKKRSVDNSPQSYFNKLTCEKIIINNNICDHNIYPSASQKNHIPFLLLSQKNCTFLNNLTNNKNIKDMITKRNKEFFMFNNTNDNINKKDNEIIDIIHEENIIIFEKNNFNHLNGSCESIHVQEKDIKEGEKKKKKKSISNQMNVENLDIDDNNENNDNMVGIEKYSGEEKIYKSYIYYNSSYINNHINCYGKKEAKFPLLAKISQRQNTLSNLENGFICSTSSSNRGSIGNVSSNDESIGSYKLNNNNNNNNNNNNRCCSNSRCSNSCCINSRCSNSRCSNSRCSNSRCSNSCCSNSCCSNSCCNSYKYYNNYYYNYKYVYKKCENNNQIQYLSLITAIYLVPSKYKRINTNTIYYRIFCCTLCGMSGGFVNIFSEQIISVLPNEKFHMFEYFFSYILIFLTLFCLSNQLIFLNVSLSHFTVTSVIPLIMSNIVFFSSLTTIIIQLKESKIKTLNALLFSLGVFFVILGILYMQYNINKILCKYLKKKKSK, from the coding sequence CACCTTTTGCTGgtgtacatattttatggaacttaattataacaaatgtatccttaaaaataaaaacaaagTTACATCAATATATGGgaagtttttttttaataactGGCATAGCTTTAATAATTACTTTTTCTGAAAAAAAAGTagatatacataatatgaaagatttaataaatatgtataaacAAACAAGAGTTATTATCTATATGATTACAATATTTacaataattattattttattaatcaTGTGTATTAttcctttatattttcaagATATGGCAAATATGAAAtatcttaaaaaaatgaattttctatattccaaaaaattaaatattaacaGACCATCATCAGCTCATATACGACACATTTCCTTCATTCCAAAAATAAAGCGAAGAACAAAATCAATGgacaatatttttattcgTAATCAGATACTAAATGATCATAATAGTTTGACATATTTTTCCAATGATATGAAATGTATCGACAGCAAAAAGGAAGATCCAAATATTTGGAGCAATTTTGTTATACATcatgataaaaatgatgacACCATACATCATCAAAATAATACACATAAACATTTACGTAAATTATTTCAAAATGATCacagaaaaaaattaaaatcGCTCGTCAGAAAGAATACCGTAcctattatttataaaatcgAAGACCAGATAAGTATCCTATCCAgacataataataataaaaaaaataataataataataataataataaaaataataataataattattattattatgataatattagtTGTAGTAGCAACACAGAATGGTGCGTATTACCTTTTAATAAAATCCTTATTATAAACAATCAACAAAAAGATACTGTACCTCCAAACTTATTTACTAACCATGATAcatattcaaaaaaaacaaaagtATGTAAAGATAACATATCTAAATCAAAAggtagaaaaaaaaaaaaaaaaaaaattccCAAATGTTATTCcaacatttttatcaacaaaaaaaaaaataataaaagaaatatgcAATCTATGTATGAACAGGAATATTCTAACACACCACCTATTCTTATGCCAAAGGATACTAATCTActaagaaaaaataaaatttatttaacTCTTCATAAagatatacataaaaattcaaagaaaaaaacgagaaaaaaaagatcTGTAGATAATTCTCCTCAATCCTATTTCAATAAATTGACTTgtgaaaaaattattataaataataatatatgtgatCACAACATATATCCATCAGCTAGCcaaaaaaatcatattccttttttattattatctcAAAAAAATTGcacatttttaaataatcttacaaataataaaaacataaaagACATGATAACTAAAAGAAATAAGGAATTCTTTATgtttaataatacaaatgataatattaataaaaaggataatgaaataattgatattatacatgaagaaaatataatcatttttgAAAAGAACAATTTTAATCACCTGAACGGTTCATGTGAAAGTATACATGTTCAggaaaaagatataaaagaaggggaaaaaaaaaaaaaaaaaaaatcaatCAGCAATCAAATGAATGTGGAAAACTTAGATATTGATGATAAcaatgaaaataatgataatatggTAGGCattgaaaaatatagtggagaagaaaaaatatataaaagttaCATTTATTACAACAGTagttatattaataatcACATTAATTGTTATGGAAAGAAGGAGGCCAAATTTCCTTTACTAGCCAAAATTTCACAAAGACAGAATACATTATCGAATTTAGAAAATGGTTTTATTTGCAGTACTAGTAGTAGTAATAGAGGAAGCATTGGGAATGTTAGTAGTAATGATGAAAGTATAGGAAgttataaattaaataataataataataataataataataataataatagatGTTGTAGTAATAGTCGTTGTAGTAATAGTTGTTGTATTAATAGTCGTTGTAGTAATAGTCGTTGTAGTAATAGTCGTTGTAGTAATAGTCGTTGTAGTAATAGTTGTTGTAGTAATAGTTGTTGTAGTAATAGTTGTTGTAATagttataaatattataataattattattataattacaaatatgtttataagaaatgtgaaaataataatcaaataCAATATTTATCTCTTATTACTGCAATATATTTAGTACCATCAAAgtataaaagaataaatacAAACACAATTTATTATCGAATTTTTTGTTGTACCTTATGTGGAATGTCAGGAGGatttgttaatatattttctgAACAAATAATAAGTGTATTACCAAATGAAAAGTTTCATATGTTTgaatatttcttttcatatattttaatttttttaacattatTTTGCTTATCTAATCaactaatttttttaaatgtatcATTATCTCACTTTACTGTAACATCCGTTATACCTTTGATTATGTCCAATATAGTTTTCTTTAGTAGCTTAACAACTATCATTATTCAATTGAAGGAATCcaaaattaaaacattAAATGCCTTACTATTTTCTTTAGgtgttttttttgttattctgggaatattatatatgcagtataatataaataaaatattatgtaaatatttaaagaaaaaaaaaagcaaatga